Proteins encoded within one genomic window of Camelina sativa cultivar DH55 chromosome 19, Cs, whole genome shotgun sequence:
- the LOC104764208 gene encoding REF/SRPP-like protein At3g05500: MAAQTDLNQPKLDMTKEEKERLKYLQFVQAAAVEALLGFALIYAKAKDKSGPLKPGVESVEGAVKTVVGPVYEKYQDVPVEVLKYMDQKVDMSVTELDRRVPPVVKQVSAQAISAAQIAPIVARALATELRRAGVVETASGMAKSVYTKYEPAAKELYANYEPKAEQCAVSAWKRLNQLPLFPRLAQVAVPTAAFCSEKYNDTVVKAAEKGYRVTSYMPLVPTERISKIFSEEKAVAEPLEFHPLD, translated from the exons ATGGCTGCTCAAACAGATCTCAATCAACCTAAACTCGATATG acaaaggaagagaaagagaggttgaAGTACTTGCAGTTCGTGCAAGCTGCTGCTGTTGAAGCTCTGCTTGGTTTTGCTCTTATTTACGCTAAGGCCAAGGACAAGTCTGGTCCTTTGAAACCTGGTGTTGAATCTGTTGAAGGTGCTGTAAAGACTGTTGTTGGTCCTGTCTACGAGAAGTACCAAGACGTTCCTGTCGAGGTCCTTAAATACATGGACCAGAAG GTTGACATGTCTGTGACTGAACTTGATCGCCGTGTCCCACCAGTTGTCAAACAGGTGTCTGCTCAAGCTATCTCAGCTGCTCAGATTGCACCCATTGTGGCTCGTGCCTTGGCCACTGAGCTTCGACGTGCTGGTGTTGTTGAAACCGCTTCTGGTATGGCTAAATCTGTCTACACCAAGTACGAGCCTGCTGCCAAGGAGTTGTATGCAAACTATGAGCCGAAAGCAGAGCAATGTGCCGTTTCAGCTTGGAAGAGGTTGAACCAGCTTCCTCTGTTCCCAAGGCTTGCTCAAGTTGCTGTACCAACTGCTGCTTTCTGCTCTGAGAAGTACAATGATACTGTTGTGAAGGCTGCAGAGAAAGGGTACAGGGTCACATCGTACATGCCGTTGGTTCCAACTGAGAGGATCTCTAAAATCTTCTCCGAGGAGAAAGCTGTGGCCGAGCCTTTGGAGTTCCACCCACTTGATTGA